Proteins encoded in a region of the Prunus persica cultivar Lovell chromosome G4, Prunus_persica_NCBIv2, whole genome shotgun sequence genome:
- the LOC18780471 gene encoding AAA-ATPase At3g50940, with product MDSFKKIPAACASNVVVYLMLVWSKAIDCYLLPMLRFPLLILHGFFKRWLIKAMTLQIEEYHGTSTRNKVYDASALYLQSKISPSTQILKISQTWRETSLTVNFANNQEFDDMYEGVPLKWKFNSMSKRSSSSSTSSAFKPEQKQHFELVFDLQHKEKVINLYLPYVLETFEAMKNERKIVKLHTLVRIDAFKIRWEAINLEHPATFQTVAMEPELKKTVLEDLDRFVKRKEFYQSVGRAWKRGYLLYGPPGTGKSSLIAAMANYLKFDVYDLQLTHLKTDMELRKVLLSTSNKSILVIEDIDCSQPGVQDRKNANGIRKPELEGNQLTLSGLLNFIDGLWSSCGEERIVVFTTNHKSKLDPALLRSGRMDLHIHMSYCTYEGFKSLAFNYLRTCEQKHLLFEEIEGLLKKTKVTPAQVAEQLMKSEEPEVALQGLITLLKQKKNQGKDEYQEEDEYEGENKQLTYFI from the exons ATggattcttttaaaaaaatacctgCAGCTTGTGCTTCCAATGTGGTTGTTTACTTGATGCTTGTTTGGTCCAAGGCCATTGACTGCTACTTACTGCCCATGTTGAGATTTCCTCTGTTGATCCTCCATGGCTTCTTCAAACGTTGGCTGATTAAGGCCATGACCCTGCAAATTGAAGAGTACCATGGTACAAGTACTAGAAATAAAGTTTATGATGCTTCTGCGCTTTACTTGCAGAGCAAGATCAGCCCTTCAACTCAGATTCTGAAGATTTCACAAACTTGGAGAGAGACTAGTTTAACTGTCAACTTTGCAAACAACCAAGAGTTTGATGACATGTATGAAGGAGTTCCGCTGAAATGGAAATTCAATTCCATGTCAAAGAGATCCAGTAGTTCTAGCACTTCCTCAGCTTTCAAGCCAGAGCAAAAGCAACACTTTGAGCTTGTATTTGACTTGCAGCACAAGGAAAAGGTAATAAATTTGTACTTGCCTTATGTTTTAGAGACATTTGAGGCTATGAAAAACGAAAGGAAGATTGTCAAGCTGCATACACTTGTGAGAATAGatgcttttaaaataagatGGGAGGCAATCAATCTCGAACACCCCGCAACATTCCAGACGGTAGCCATGGAACCAGAGCTAAAGAAAACGGTTTTGGAGGACTTGGACAGGTTTGTTAAGAGGAAAGAGTTCTATCAAAGTGTGGGAAGGGCTTGGAAGCGTGGGTACCTTCTATATGGTCCTCCAGGCACTGGGAAATCATCCCTAATAGCTGCCATGGCTAATTACCTCAAGTTTGATGTTTATGATTTGCAACTCacacatttgaaaacagaTATGGAACTGAGAAAAGTATTGCTGTCAACATCAAACAAGTCGATCCTTGTTATTGAGGATATAGATTGTAGCCAGCCGGGGGTGCAAGATCGAAAAAATGCTAATGGCATCAGAAAGCCTGAGTTAGAAGGCAATCAG CTTACACTATCTGGACTGCTAAACTTCATAGATGGGCTTTGGTCAAGTTGTGGAGAGGAGAGAATCGTTGTGTTCACTACCAATCACAAGAGCAAGCTTGACCCTGCATTGCTGCGTTCGGGACGAATGGACTTGCACATCCACATGTCGTATTGCACCTACGAAGGCTTCAAAAGTTTGGCTTTTAATTACCTCAGAACTTGTGAACAGAAGCACCTTTTGTTTGAGGAGATTGAAGGCCTTctgaagaaaacaaaggtCACTCCTGCACAAGTGGCAGAGCAGCTGATGAAGAGTGAGGAGCCTGAAGTTGCTCTTCAAGGTTTGATCACACTgttaaagcaaaagaaaaaccaagggaAAGATGAGTATCAGGAGGAAGATGAATATGAAGGtgaaaacaaacaattaacatattttatttag